A region of Daphnia carinata strain CSIRO-1 chromosome 10, CSIRO_AGI_Dcar_HiC_V3, whole genome shotgun sequence DNA encodes the following proteins:
- the LOC130701515 gene encoding uncharacterized protein LOC130701515 has translation MTMDTTLDSGRESNSIQKNQATPKRSFDVAFLTGVSENNRYNQTSSDDDDQEEDLRCAAKKSVDEKSTIHQKLQQTSVVSGSQKSAFKKVSKINNNNNSVAETGGSSGTTSATGNNLPVDLSMMMSAAAAVASAPSYYHPFSFPAIATTLSLQLLQQNTAAKGLAMSLFSHPAAAAAAAAMAAHQQSFFQQQPPLKSNGGNNLLHPMKTTDRRPDGANNLIEDYLRAQASLYQQQQSEKDFNLFTANKTMRLADSSGPTAGYCPPPFHSALDHRLSRPNSSSMAPPPPPPPAPTLATTPVGAQQQPVSSPIHQIPAAALAASLASAPSQNVCAKCNLSFRMTSDLVYHMRSQHRRDANTDPVRQKRQEKLRCPVCGENFRERHHLTRHMTSHEDRELEAK, from the coding sequence aTGACCATGGACACGACGTTGGATAGCGGCCGCGAATCCAACAGCATCCAGAAGAATCAGGCAACGCCTAAACGCAGTTTTGATGTGGCCTTTCTAACAGGCGTCAGTGAAAACAATCGCTATAATCAAACGAGTTCGGATGACGACGATCAGGAAGAGGATTTGAGATGTGCCGCTAAGAAATCGGTCGATGAGAAATCGACGATCCATCAGAAATTGCAACAAACGTCGGTCGTGAGCGGATCGCAAAAGAGCGCCTTTAAGAAAGTGagcaaaatcaacaacaataataactCTGTAGCGGAAACGGGAGGAAGCAGTGGCACTACTAGCGCGACGGGCAATAACCTTCCGGTTGATTTGAGTATGATGATGTCAGCCGCTGCAGCCGTAGCATCCGCTCCGTCCTATTATCATCCGTTCTCTTTTCCGGCCATAGCCACCACTTTGTCGTTGCAATTACTTCAACAAAATACGGCGGCCAAAGGATTGGCCATGTCGCTGTTTAGTCATCCGGCTgcagcggcggcagcggccgcTATGGCTGCCCACCAGCAATCCTTCTTCCAGCAACAGCCGCCCTTGAAATCTAATGGTGGCAACAACCTTTTACACCCGATGAAAACGACAGACCGACGTCCAGATGGAGCCAATAATCTCATCGAGGATTACCTACGAGCCCAGGCGTCGCTCtatcagcaacaacaatccGAGAAGGATTTCAATCTCTTTACAGCTAACAAGACGATGCGTTTGGCTGATTCATCTGGACCGACTGCTGGTTATTGTCCCCCTCCCTTTCATTCGGCGCTGGATCATCGGCTCTCTAGGCCTAATTCTTCCAGCATGgcgccgccaccaccacctcctccgGCTCCTACACTTGCCACTACACCAGTCGGTGCACAGCAGCAACCCGTTTCATCGCCGATTCATCAGATTCCGGCGGCTGCCCTGGCGGCCAGTTTAGCTTCAGCACCGTCGCAGAACGTTTGTGCTAAATGCAACCTGAGCTTCCGTATGACGTCTGATCTCGTTTATCACATGAGATCGCAGCACCGTCGCGACGCTAATACCGATCCTGTGCGACAAAAGAGACAGGAGAAATTACGATGTCCCGTCTGCGGAGAGAATTTTCGTGAACGCCATCACCTGACACGACACATGACCTCTCACGAAGATCGTGAACTTGAAGccaagtga
- the LOC130701508 gene encoding uncharacterized protein LOC130701508 produces MDGGCRESGRILIYHWKFKNFPVRCSIMTEMAEFMGLKAFRFALKRVGGQDSKTVVYFICTNLYKTGFKIANVSLKIKGKPDLDGHMQAKHNEELDHLQLFIKQVDCDWQKQETITFGVHVVETVEHYHYQLSDVLFTEQLWTAAQNKLWTDIEFSVKNHIYSAHRAILVARSPRLFASESLIEGSRIKIEHTDPIAFEMFLRFLYTGIFKVNNRKGINEQVLQLAERYQLSTLKSLCQLAVQDINANQLTSFAMAMKPDFEICPKKPQLKEKTEAQLFFQKYYAVVECVWRVEELPDNDQVFTSDLLHFRNDGAFRAGLADHPVTKHSTLLSPQHFLYLACSHLEKTGTSISHVDSYIDGVDCCRMDRRGEKALYIFGRELFDLVVPCDFRFDIMIKETVENYRYQLIDSLRAIDLWNMFQLEIIPDVKFLVGDKTFAAHRVIIAARSPVFATLFNTSTVEAVTGKIRIDDAFPSDVFREFLFFLYTGTLQVSANCQSLLQMAERYQVETLIQICRMASQEIDVEEISTSLIWL; encoded by the exons ATGGATGGTGGTTGTCGTGAATCTGGAAGGATTCTAATTTATcattggaaatttaaaaactttcCTGTAAGATGCTCAATTATGACAGAAATGGCGGAATTTATGGGACTTAAAGCATTTCGATTTGCGTTGAAACGAGTCGGTGGTCAAGACTCAAAGACAgtggtttatttcatttgCACAAACTTGTACAAAACTGGTTTTAAAATTGCAAACGTATCTCTCAAGATTAAAGGAAAACCTGATTTGGATGGGCACATGCAGGCTAAACATAATGAAGAGCTTGATCACTTACAGTTATTTATCAAACAAGTTGACTGTGATTGGCAGAAACAAGAAACTATCACGTTTGGTGTCCACGTCGTCGAAACTGTGGAACACTATCATTACCAATTGTCTGACGTTTTATTTACGGAACAATTATGGACTGCCGCCCAAAACAAGCTCTGGACTGACATTGAATTCTCAGTCAAAAATCATATTTACTCAGCACATCGGGCGATATTGGTAGCTCGAAGTCCAAGATTGTTTGCGTCAGAATCCTTGATTGAAGGTAGCCGTATCAAGATCGAACACACCGATCCTATTgcttttgaaatgtttcttcGATTTCTCTATACTGGCATCTTCAAGGTCAATAATCGAAAAGGTATTAATGAACAAGTGTTACAATTGGCCGAACGTTACCAGTTGAGCACGTTGAAATCGCTATGTCAATTGGCCGTTCAAGATATCAATGCTAATCAACTGACATCTTTTGCTATGGCAATGAAACCAGATTTTGAAATTTGCCCTAAGAAACCTCAGCTCAA AGAGAAGACGGAAGCacaattgttttttcaaaaatactaCGCTGTTGTCGAATGCGTTTGGCGAGTAGAAGAATTGCCCGATAACGACCAGGTGTTCACTTCAGATCTCTTGCATTTCCGCAATGATGGAGCGTTCCGAGCAGGATTGGCAGATCATCCAGTCACTAAACACTCGACTCTTCTTTCTCCACAGCATTTCCTTTATCTGGCTTGTTCCCACCTTGAGAAAACGGGTACATCGATATCCCACGTCGACAGCTACATCGACGGAGTTGACTGTTGCCGAATGGATCGAAGAGGCGAAAAGGCCTTGTACATCTTTGGCCGGGAGCTCTTCGATTTAGTGGTTCCGTGTGATTTCCGATTTGACATAATGATCAAGGAAACTGTTGAAAATTATCGATATCAGCTGATCGATAGTCTACGCGCTATTGATTTATGGAACATGTTTCAACTGGAGATCATACCCGATGTCAAGTTTCTAGTTGGCGATAAAACTTTTGCAGCACATCGAGTCATTATTGCAGCAAGGAGTCCAGTGTTTGCGACGTTGTTCAACACTTCGACGGTAGAAGCTGTCACGGGAAAGATTCGGATTGACGACGCTTTTCCCTCTGACGTCTTCAGGGaattccttttcttcctttacaCGGGGACGCTCCAAGTATCAGCCAACTGTCAATCCCTATTGCAAATGGCAGAGAGGTATCAAGTGGAAACTTTGATTCAAATTTGTCGTATGGCCAGTCAAGAAATCGACGTTGAAGAGATTTCCACATCTTTGATATGGTTGTGA